The Deinococcus radiopugnans ATCC 19172 genome has a segment encoding these proteins:
- a CDS encoding ABC transporter substrate-binding protein: protein MRRTKRLLTLTLFATAATAGAQGNLTFVCGAQADWCQVVANAYKKETGGEAKFLRLSAGESLARLRAEKANPSFDVLFGGTGDVHEAGTKEKLLTFYKPKAWNELYPELRQQVKDAYIPLYTGALGMAVNDTVLKKRNLPAPTDWPDLGDPKYKGLVAMPNPNTSGTAYTMITTLIQIYGEDKAFDLLKKIHNNVPRNGYTRPGSGAAFLAARGEVAVGVTFLHDAVAQNVRGFPVRAVAPKAGTGTEIGGVSLVTNGPNPAAGKQFIDFVLKPETQKLAATVESFQIQSNAKTPVAAASPNLDKIKLIDYDFGKWGDSATRARIISRWTKEVFPLPRR from the coding sequence ATGCGACGTACGAAACGACTGCTCACCCTGACCCTTTTTGCCACGGCGGCCACCGCAGGCGCGCAGGGCAACCTGACCTTCGTGTGCGGCGCGCAGGCCGACTGGTGCCAGGTGGTGGCCAACGCCTACAAGAAGGAAACCGGCGGCGAGGCCAAGTTCCTGCGCCTGTCGGCGGGCGAGTCGCTGGCCCGCCTGCGCGCCGAGAAGGCCAACCCCAGCTTCGACGTGCTGTTCGGCGGCACGGGGGACGTGCACGAGGCCGGCACCAAGGAAAAGCTGCTGACGTTCTACAAGCCCAAGGCCTGGAACGAGCTGTACCCCGAATTGCGCCAGCAGGTCAAGGACGCCTACATCCCGCTGTACACCGGAGCGCTGGGCATGGCGGTCAACGACACGGTGCTCAAGAAGCGCAACCTGCCCGCCCCCACCGACTGGCCCGATCTGGGCGATCCCAAGTACAAGGGCCTCGTCGCCATGCCCAACCCCAACACCTCCGGCACCGCCTACACCATGATCACCACGCTGATCCAGATCTACGGCGAGGACAAGGCCTTTGACCTGCTGAAGAAGATCCACAACAACGTGCCGCGCAACGGCTACACCCGCCCCGGCTCCGGCGCGGCGTTCCTGGCGGCGCGCGGCGAGGTGGCGGTGGGCGTGACCTTCCTGCACGACGCGGTGGCGCAGAACGTGCGCGGCTTCCCGGTGCGCGCCGTGGCCCCCAAGGCCGGCACCGGCACCGAGATCGGCGGCGTCAGCCTGGTCACGAACGGCCCCAACCCGGCGGCGGGCAAGCAGTTCATCGACTTCGTGCTGAAGCCTGAAACGCAGAAGCTGGCCGCGACGGTGGAATCCTTCCAGATTCAGTCCAACGCCAAGACCCCGGTGGCCGCCGCCTCGCCGAATCTGGACAAGATCAAGCTGATCGACTACGACTTCGGCAAATGGGGCGACAGCGCCACCCGCGCCCGCATCATCTCGCGCTGGACGAAGGAGGTCTTTCCATTACCACGGCGGTAA
- a CDS encoding extracellular solute-binding protein, with translation MGRWEPSVVRHVIRRVLAAVCVGLGGLGGPGMTVGAPQPTQPRAAGTPPVQVEFWHIFPDAPRRQWMLDRAAEFGRLHPGIQVRPVAHANYPQTFQALATAARTGQAPALVQISEAGTQLAVDSMLFRPLPAAAGRQLQDMLPSVLNYYRVGGQLYGLPFNTSSPVLYANTSLLKKAGITAARLPDTLEALTQTCAALKRGAKQVKCLTFPVDAWYFEQWAAQQGALWVNGGNGRQGRATQTFLTGSAVERPLRWLGELKRSGAYVNTGKLEDNAGVTQLFLSGQVAFLMTSSSRIGQVLEGSAARGFTVQVGPMPVPAGSPRQGVVVGGSSLWIPREIAPRTAAAAQAFALYLTSTANLASWHRLSGYDPLRQSSVDRLRAQGWFRAGEAHTVAVEQFRRTRPTAATAGALFGSFYEVRAVLHAAIERVLDGADAAEALRAAKARADQIIRAYNARL, from the coding sequence ATGGGCAGGTGGGAACCCTCGGTCGTCAGGCACGTCATACGGCGCGTGCTGGCGGCGGTCTGTGTGGGTCTGGGAGGACTGGGTGGGCCGGGGATGACGGTGGGTGCGCCCCAGCCCACCCAACCTCGGGCCGCCGGAACGCCGCCCGTTCAGGTCGAGTTCTGGCATATCTTCCCCGACGCCCCGCGCCGCCAGTGGATGCTCGACCGCGCCGCCGAATTTGGCCGCCTGCATCCGGGCATTCAGGTCAGGCCCGTGGCGCACGCCAACTACCCGCAGACTTTTCAGGCGCTGGCGACGGCGGCGCGCACCGGCCAGGCCCCCGCGCTGGTGCAGATCTCGGAGGCGGGCACGCAACTGGCCGTCGACAGCATGCTGTTCCGGCCCCTGCCAGCGGCGGCGGGGCGGCAACTTCAGGACATGCTGCCCTCGGTGCTGAACTACTACCGGGTGGGCGGACAGCTGTACGGGCTGCCGTTCAACACCTCCTCGCCGGTGCTGTACGCCAATACCTCGCTGCTGAAAAAGGCCGGGATCACGGCGGCCCGCCTGCCCGACACCCTGGAAGCCCTGACGCAGACCTGCGCCGCCCTGAAACGCGGGGCGAAACAGGTCAAGTGCCTGACCTTTCCGGTGGACGCGTGGTATTTCGAGCAGTGGGCCGCGCAGCAGGGCGCGCTGTGGGTGAACGGCGGCAACGGACGCCAGGGCCGCGCCACCCAGACCTTTCTCACCGGTTCGGCGGTGGAACGTCCCCTGCGCTGGCTGGGCGAGCTGAAACGCTCGGGCGCCTACGTCAACACCGGCAAGCTGGAAGACAACGCGGGCGTCACCCAGCTGTTTCTGTCGGGTCAGGTGGCGTTCCTGATGACCTCCTCCTCGCGCATCGGGCAGGTGCTGGAGGGCAGCGCGGCGCGCGGGTTCACGGTACAGGTGGGGCCGATGCCGGTGCCGGCGGGCAGCCCACGGCAGGGCGTGGTGGTGGGCGGCAGCAGCCTGTGGATTCCGCGCGAGATCGCGCCCCGGACGGCGGCCGCCGCGCAGGCCTTCGCGCTGTACCTGACCAGCACGGCGAATCTGGCGTCCTGGCACCGGCTCAGCGGCTACGATCCGCTGCGGCAGAGCAGCGTGGACCGGCTGCGGGCGCAGGGCTGGTTCAGGGCGGGCGAGGCGCACACCGTGGCGGTCGAGCAGTTTCGCCGGACGCGCCCCACGGCCGCCACGGCGGGCGCGCTGTTCGGCAGTTTCTACGAGGTCAGGGCCGTGCTGCATGCCGCCATCGAACGGGTGCTGGACGGGGCGGACGCCGCCGAGGCGCTGCGGGCGGCCAAGGCACGGGCCGATCAGATCATCCGGGCCTACAATGCGCGGCTCTGA